One Janthinobacterium sp. TB1-E2 genomic region harbors:
- a CDS encoding amidase, producing MQLHEYTSFDGLGLSQLLRDGAVSAAELHDAAVRACAAVNPHINAVVELWPADFTHIDHTAPFAGVPFLIKDVAVTMAGKLSEAGSRLGAGHVAALDSHLMTQFRQAGLITFGRTSTPEMAFATTTEPVLYGATRNPWNVALSAGGSSGGAAAAVAAGIVPLAHATDAAGSIRVPAASTGLFGLKPSRGRVSNGPAMDEIFSGLGVQLGVSRTVRDSAALLDCVQGVLPGEPYVTAAPGHSWLSQVSVAPGKLRIAVQRAACNGAHPVPTIDAALDTTVRLLESLGHHVEEVPPALGVSWEAFVQANASIWCANLVPWIDALAQESGRAVSLDTLEPATLACYRHGKTVSAVDFVAALDVRNTVTRQAGALFGQYDVLLTPTMPDVPWQLGRYGEKEEKLDGLGWTARLFEHSPYTPLANVAGLPAMSVPLAQSADGLPIGMQFMAGYANDGILLRLAGQLERAAPWVQKRPPVWAGKV from the coding sequence ATGCAACTCCATGAATATACGAGCTTTGATGGTTTAGGGCTGTCCCAGCTGCTGCGCGATGGCGCCGTCTCTGCGGCTGAATTGCACGATGCGGCCGTGCGCGCCTGCGCCGCCGTCAACCCGCACATCAACGCCGTGGTCGAGTTGTGGCCAGCCGATTTCACGCACATCGACCACACGGCGCCGTTCGCCGGCGTGCCATTTTTGATCAAGGATGTGGCCGTCACCATGGCGGGCAAACTCAGCGAAGCGGGCAGCCGCCTGGGCGCCGGCCACGTCGCCGCGCTGGATTCCCACCTGATGACGCAGTTCCGCCAGGCGGGGCTAATCACCTTTGGCCGCACGAGCACGCCGGAAATGGCCTTTGCCACCACCACGGAACCCGTGCTCTACGGCGCCACGCGCAATCCCTGGAACGTGGCATTGAGCGCGGGCGGTTCCAGCGGTGGCGCTGCGGCGGCCGTCGCGGCCGGCATCGTGCCGCTGGCACATGCGACGGATGCGGCCGGATCCATCCGCGTGCCTGCCGCGTCGACGGGGTTGTTCGGCTTGAAGCCGAGCCGAGGCCGGGTCTCGAACGGCCCCGCCATGGATGAAATTTTCAGCGGCCTGGGCGTGCAGCTGGGCGTGAGCCGCACCGTGCGCGACAGCGCCGCCTTGCTTGATTGCGTGCAGGGTGTGCTGCCGGGCGAGCCATATGTAACGGCTGCGCCCGGCCACAGCTGGCTGTCGCAAGTGAGCGTGGCGCCGGGCAAGCTGCGCATCGCCGTGCAGCGCGCCGCGTGCAATGGCGCCCATCCCGTGCCCACCATCGATGCCGCGCTGGACACGACCGTGCGCCTGCTGGAAAGCCTGGGCCACCACGTGGAAGAAGTCCCGCCCGCGCTGGGCGTGTCGTGGGAAGCGTTCGTGCAGGCGAACGCCAGCATCTGGTGCGCCAACCTGGTGCCGTGGATAGACGCCTTGGCGCAGGAAAGCGGGCGCGCCGTGTCGCTCGACACACTGGAACCGGCGACCCTGGCCTGCTACCGCCATGGCAAGACGGTCTCGGCAGTCGATTTCGTGGCCGCCCTCGACGTGCGCAATACCGTCACGCGCCAGGCCGGCGCCTTGTTCGGCCAGTACGACGTGCTGCTGACGCCCACCATGCCGGATGTGCCGTGGCAGCTGGGCCGCTATGGCGAAAAGGAGGAAAAACTTGACGGCCTTGGCTGGACGGCGCGCCTGTTCGAGCATTCGCCGTACACGCCGCTGGCGAACGTGGCGGGCTTGCCGGCCATGTCCGTGCCGCTGGCGCAGTCCGCAGACGGTTTGCCGATCGGCATGCAGTTCATGGCCGGTTATGCGAACGATGGAATCTTGCTGCGGCTGGCGGGACAGCTGGAGCGGGCGGCGCCGTGGGTGCAAAAAAGGCCTCCCGTGTGGGCGGGCAAGGTGTAA
- a CDS encoding MerR family transcriptional regulator: MRIGEITRLTGVSKDTVRFYERQGLLDEAPQPGLTNNYKEYSAQALRRIELIGHAKALGFTLKEIADVIAVWQENALDAQTKRAMLETKIAQIDDKARSMAVLRAGLVDALAKVETGCNDVAPVEYKNKYKDNQ, encoded by the coding sequence ATGCGTATCGGAGAAATCACCCGCCTGACAGGCGTCAGCAAGGACACGGTCCGCTTCTACGAGCGCCAGGGATTGCTGGATGAAGCGCCGCAGCCGGGCCTGACGAATAACTACAAGGAATATTCGGCGCAAGCCTTGCGGCGCATCGAGCTGATCGGCCACGCCAAGGCGCTGGGCTTTACCTTGAAGGAAATCGCCGACGTGATTGCCGTCTGGCAGGAAAACGCGCTCGATGCGCAGACCAAACGAGCTATGCTGGAAACGAAAATTGCCCAGATCGACGACAAGGCCCGCTCGATGGCCGTGCTGCGCGCGGGCCTCGTCGATGCGCTGGCCAAGGTGGAGACGGGCTGCAACGATGTGGCGCCAGTGGAATACAAGAATAAATACAAGGACAATCAATGA
- a CDS encoding SDR family oxidoreductase: MTAFNFTNQTVLITGASSGIGRVFAETLAARGAHLLLLARSGAVLDNLAKELSQRHGIRAHALVADLSQPGAAEQAYAQAWSLGMAPDVLINNAGFATHGRFESIDLARQAAEVTVNCTALMEMTHCALPHMLTKGRGAIINVASTAALQPDPYMAVYGASKAFVLSFSEALWAENRSRGVRVLALCPGATETAFFDVVAAPEAAVGKRMDPQAVVDEALRALDQGRSSHVAGRPNRLLAWLPRLLPRQTVLGIVEGMLKPKAA, from the coding sequence ATGACCGCTTTCAATTTCACCAACCAGACCGTGCTGATCACTGGCGCCTCGTCCGGCATCGGCCGCGTCTTTGCGGAAACCCTGGCCGCGCGCGGCGCCCATTTGCTGCTGCTGGCCCGTTCCGGTGCCGTGCTCGATAACTTGGCGAAGGAACTTTCCCAGCGCCATGGCATCCGCGCCCATGCGCTGGTGGCCGACTTGAGCCAGCCCGGTGCCGCTGAACAAGCTTATGCGCAAGCCTGGTCGCTGGGCATGGCGCCCGACGTACTGATCAATAACGCGGGATTCGCCACGCATGGCCGCTTCGAAAGCATCGACCTGGCGCGCCAGGCGGCTGAAGTGACCGTCAATTGCACGGCGCTCATGGAAATGACGCACTGCGCCTTGCCGCACATGCTGACAAAAGGGCGGGGCGCCATCATCAACGTGGCCTCCACGGCGGCGCTGCAGCCCGATCCCTACATGGCCGTGTATGGCGCCAGCAAGGCTTTCGTGCTGTCGTTCTCGGAAGCGCTGTGGGCGGAAAACCGCAGCCGCGGCGTGCGCGTGCTGGCCCTGTGCCCGGGCGCCACGGAGACGGCCTTCTTCGACGTCGTGGCCGCGCCCGAAGCGGCCGTGGGCAAGCGCATGGATCCGCAAGCCGTCGTCGATGAAGCGCTGCGCGCGCTGGACCAGGGCCGCAGCAGCCATGTGGCGGGCAGGCCGAACCGGCTGCTGGCGTGGCTGCCGCGCTTGCTGCCGCGCCAGACCGTGCTGGGTATCGTGGAAGGCATGCTCAAACCGAAGGCAGCCTAG
- a CDS encoding toll/interleukin-1 receptor domain-containing protein, producing MAKIFVSYSRKDRSYVEQIVDQLKLNGHEIVVDVDSISAGQNWQQTLAEGLKISDVFIAFISSNSVTSQNVLIEIGAARAYASESDRMLVIPIVIDEVQVPPAIQSLLYIGALEFNIAEVVGKVEEAIARFVGRKAAEEEKKVALSQRMEKNAAEYINEAMILLERLEKRNRYIGFVWYVAGFLSLIAGIFFGIISVIGANSTNDRAWPDLLFLGLKGLVIVGLLCACSKYAFSLGRSYVSESLKSADRIHAISFGRFFLRVYGENASWPEVKEVFQHWNIDRGTNLNSPSVADFDPKFLEAVVEVAKAVSIRGPEKS from the coding sequence ATGGCAAAAATTTTTGTTTCATACAGTCGAAAAGATAGGTCGTACGTTGAGCAGATTGTTGACCAGTTAAAACTCAATGGTCACGAAATTGTTGTTGATGTTGATTCTATTTCTGCCGGTCAAAATTGGCAACAGACGCTGGCAGAAGGGCTGAAAATTTCAGATGTGTTTATTGCTTTCATTTCATCAAATTCAGTTACATCGCAGAACGTATTAATTGAAATAGGTGCAGCAAGAGCTTATGCGAGCGAATCAGATAGAATGTTAGTTATTCCAATTGTAATTGATGAGGTTCAAGTTCCGCCCGCTATTCAAAGTTTGCTTTATATTGGCGCATTAGAATTTAATATTGCAGAGGTAGTGGGGAAAGTAGAAGAGGCAATTGCTAGGTTTGTGGGTAGGAAGGCGGCTGAGGAGGAGAAGAAAGTAGCTTTATCACAGCGCATGGAGAAAAATGCTGCTGAGTATATTAACGAAGCTATGATTTTGCTAGAACGATTAGAAAAGAGGAATAGATATATAGGTTTTGTTTGGTACGTAGCAGGTTTCTTATCTCTTATTGCTGGTATTTTTTTTGGAATAATAAGTGTGATTGGTGCCAACTCTACTAATGATAGGGCGTGGCCCGACCTTTTGTTCCTTGGATTAAAGGGGTTAGTGATCGTTGGTCTGCTTTGTGCTTGTTCAAAATACGCCTTCAGTCTTGGACGATCGTATGTCAGCGAGTCTCTTAAAAGTGCGGATCGGATACATGCGATTTCCTTTGGACGATTTTTCCTTAGAGTTTACGGAGAGAATGCAAGCTGGCCTGAGGTAAAAGAAGTTTTTCAACACTGGAACATTGATAGAGGGACAAACCTCAATAGTCCCTCTGTGGCTGATTTCGATCCAAAATTCCTTGAGGCTGTAGTGGAGGTGGCGAAGGCAGTGAGTATTCGTGGGCCTGAGAAGAGCTGA
- a CDS encoding SMI1/KNR4 family protein translates to MSNYYTRYRHLAIEDAKPAPTARQIAAIEALLEAPLPAAFLAFLKVANGACFDYTCDVPDGNGGVEKMGFNTFFSADEGDFCDETLVGEIRAARKHTDMPVRILPFARDGGNSMVYLDLTDEGGGRVLAYVQELPDWTGKRAHGLMELAPSFDAWLDSLYIDRDTVLDELEHSVSEPSHLDAMAEWLDIGMPAWRRDAGITALFALKQVELCANEQD, encoded by the coding sequence ATGAGCAACTATTACACGCGCTACCGCCACCTGGCGATCGAGGACGCCAAGCCAGCCCCCACGGCGCGGCAGATCGCCGCCATCGAGGCCTTGCTGGAAGCGCCCTTGCCGGCGGCCTTCCTGGCGTTCTTGAAAGTGGCCAACGGCGCCTGTTTTGACTACACCTGTGATGTGCCGGACGGCAATGGCGGCGTAGAAAAAATGGGCTTCAATACCTTCTTCAGCGCCGATGAAGGCGATTTCTGCGATGAAACACTGGTCGGCGAAATCCGCGCCGCGCGCAAGCACACGGACATGCCCGTGCGCATCCTGCCGTTCGCCCGCGATGGCGGCAATTCCATGGTCTACCTGGACCTGACGGACGAAGGCGGCGGCCGCGTGCTGGCCTATGTGCAGGAATTGCCGGACTGGACGGGCAAGCGCGCCCACGGCCTGATGGAACTGGCGCCATCGTTCGACGCCTGGCTGGACAGCCTGTACATCGACCGAGACACGGTGCTCGATGAACTCGAACACAGCGTTTCGGAACCATCGCACCTGGACGCGATGGCAGAATGGCTCGATATCGGCATGCCCGCCTGGCGCCGCGATGCGGGCATCACCGCTTTGTTTGCGCTGAAACAAGTCGAATTGTGCGCTAACGAACAGGACTAG
- a CDS encoding DUF4142 domain-containing protein, with the protein MPIPTTSSRTPSLKSVAIGAAVALLSGIAINSIAAAAPGAYDKQFLSKAADAGSTEIAASKVAQSKSTNAEVKKFADAMVTDHTKVADELKQLASSKQIEVSDQPGKKHQAQIDKLSRLEGAQFDKEYAATIGVAAHKDAVKLFTDASQKASDPEIKAFAAKTLPALQHHLEMANTLHAAVGK; encoded by the coding sequence ATGCCTATCCCTACCACCAGTTCCCGCACGCCCTCCCTGAAAAGCGTGGCCATCGGCGCCGCCGTGGCCTTATTGAGCGGTATCGCCATCAACAGCATCGCCGCTGCCGCACCGGGCGCGTACGACAAGCAATTCCTCAGCAAGGCCGCTGATGCGGGCAGCACGGAAATTGCCGCAAGCAAAGTAGCGCAAAGCAAGAGCACCAATGCGGAAGTGAAGAAATTCGCCGATGCCATGGTCACCGACCACACGAAAGTGGCTGACGAGCTGAAACAGCTGGCCAGCAGCAAGCAGATCGAGGTCAGCGACCAGCCCGGCAAGAAACACCAGGCGCAGATCGACAAGCTGAGCCGCCTGGAAGGTGCGCAGTTCGACAAGGAATATGCAGCCACCATCGGCGTGGCGGCGCACAAGGATGCCGTGAAGCTGTTTACGGATGCTAGCCAAAAGGCCAGCGATCCCGAGATCAAGGCCTTTGCCGCGAAGACCTTGCCAGCGTTGCAACATCACCTGGAAATGGCGAATACCTTGCATGCGGCAGTGGGCAA
- a CDS encoding LysR family transcriptional regulator produces the protein MNNLHKLDLHKLDLNLLLTLNALLIERNVTRAAARLHLSQPSVSVQLGKLRAAFDDPLLLPGPRGMLPTARALALFAPLQAVLAQLEQVLQPEQAFDPATAEVRWNLAAADATEYAILLPMLPALRAQAPLSRMAVFEAVPARMAQDLENGQVDLGFLAQEEAPPGLRHRTLFTEHYVLAGRRDHPLLQTAPDLDQFCTLEFIVVSPNGGGFRSNVDTALELLGRTRKVVLSVPHFLIVPPLLAASDMVALLPSRLLKNALGGLRTWEPPVSLPDYEMAMVWHERMHLDPAHRWLRERIMAF, from the coding sequence ATGAACAATCTACATAAGTTGGATTTGCACAAGCTGGACTTGAACCTGCTGCTGACCCTGAATGCCTTGCTGATCGAGCGCAACGTGACGCGGGCGGCCGCGCGGCTGCACCTGAGCCAGCCATCCGTCAGCGTGCAGCTGGGCAAGTTGCGCGCGGCTTTCGACGATCCGCTGCTGCTGCCCGGTCCGCGCGGCATGCTGCCCACGGCGCGGGCGCTGGCCCTGTTTGCACCGTTGCAAGCCGTGCTGGCCCAGCTGGAGCAAGTCTTGCAGCCGGAACAGGCGTTCGACCCGGCCACGGCCGAGGTGCGCTGGAACCTGGCGGCGGCCGACGCCACCGAATATGCGATCCTGCTGCCCATGCTGCCCGCCCTGCGCGCGCAGGCGCCGTTGTCGCGCATGGCCGTGTTCGAGGCCGTGCCGGCGCGCATGGCGCAAGACCTGGAAAATGGCCAGGTCGACCTGGGCTTTCTGGCACAGGAAGAAGCGCCACCCGGCTTGCGCCACCGCACCTTGTTTACCGAACACTACGTGCTGGCGGGCCGCCGCGACCATCCGCTGCTGCAAACAGCTCCCGACCTCGATCAATTTTGCACGCTGGAATTCATCGTCGTCTCGCCCAACGGCGGCGGTTTCCGCAGCAATGTCGATACGGCGCTGGAATTGCTGGGCCGGACGCGCAAGGTGGTGCTGTCCGTGCCGCATTTCCTCATCGTCCCGCCCTTGCTGGCGGCGTCCGACATGGTGGCCCTGCTGCCGTCGCGCCTGCTGAAAAACGCGCTGGGCGGCCTGCGCACGTGGGAGCCGCCCGTCAGCCTTCCCGATTACGAGATGGCCATGGTTTGGCACGAGCGCATGCACCTGGACCCGGCGCACCGCTGGTTGCGCGAACGCATCATGGCCTTCTGA
- a CDS encoding OmpA family protein, translating to MSPYLEVIIPAALALYAGFQHEGRCGIEPAVHPLAENMCQGLRAAFEDGCKTLLEVPLGKTGIYLAGSYSIKPVAFAPLVREKVQEGYSACVGFWSGSIDYDTYQTALEQKASVLNAMFKAVGKPGSAAPVLDAAVANGARRDDVLDAKVAAGDLRQDCMGPSAIKCGHITTPPTDQVFIPPDPQTVDRLSAAVADLAQEIKRQNERGARIVAGGSGKWTLAAEISFATGSSTPRQEECARLAANVTKASPSAQRVQIAGAADERGTPAANNALSLQRAASAALCLATHAPAKRWSIEITGAGSLATSPAEYARARRATVFVWEPQP from the coding sequence ATGAGTCCCTATCTGGAGGTAATCATCCCGGCGGCCCTCGCGCTGTATGCGGGTTTCCAGCACGAGGGCCGCTGCGGCATCGAACCGGCCGTGCATCCGTTGGCAGAAAACATGTGCCAAGGCTTGCGCGCCGCGTTTGAAGATGGCTGCAAGACACTGCTCGAGGTACCGCTAGGCAAGACCGGCATCTATCTGGCCGGTTCCTATTCCATCAAACCCGTTGCGTTTGCGCCACTGGTCAGGGAGAAGGTCCAGGAAGGCTATTCGGCTTGCGTCGGCTTCTGGAGCGGTTCGATCGACTATGACACCTATCAAACGGCGCTGGAACAAAAAGCCAGCGTCTTGAACGCGATGTTCAAGGCCGTGGGCAAACCGGGCAGCGCCGCACCGGTTCTCGACGCCGCCGTCGCCAACGGCGCCCGGCGCGACGACGTGTTGGACGCCAAGGTGGCGGCAGGGGACTTGCGGCAAGATTGCATGGGCCCGTCGGCCATCAAATGCGGGCACATCACGACGCCGCCGACAGACCAGGTGTTCATCCCGCCAGACCCGCAGACCGTCGATCGCCTGTCCGCCGCCGTGGCCGACCTTGCCCAGGAGATCAAACGCCAGAACGAGCGCGGCGCGCGCATCGTCGCCGGCGGCTCCGGAAAATGGACGTTGGCAGCCGAAATCAGCTTCGCGACGGGCAGTTCGACACCCAGGCAGGAAGAATGCGCACGGCTCGCCGCGAACGTGACAAAAGCGTCCCCAAGCGCCCAGCGCGTGCAGATTGCCGGCGCCGCCGACGAGCGCGGCACGCCGGCCGCCAACAACGCGCTCAGCCTGCAACGCGCGGCATCGGCAGCGCTATGCCTGGCCACGCACGCGCCGGCGAAACGCTGGAGCATTGAAATTACCGGCGCAGGCAGCCTGGCCACATCGCCAGCCGAATACGCCAGAGCACGCCGCGCAACCGTGTTTGTTTGGGAGCCGCAGCCGTAG
- a CDS encoding toll/interleukin-1 receptor domain-containing protein → MIFVSHNYNDKAIVERFAVALSESFGQEKVFYDSWSIQPGDGIIDRMNSGLSSCKFFLFFVTKHSLNSKMVQLEWQNALMAKAKNGIKFIPIRVDNSEMPILLMQSLYIDLYSAGIDASIRQAVDVISGKSTYSPIELFSNLHSHATQSNGLCILNIEAKSFMEPISSFLLVFNNNIDEFEFDIPDECAYNSSESYSIKIDEQTSGQAKALGLDRAIVPGHSLNITIKIPIDVVMDLRSILHERTKGSWAPIPLTWN, encoded by the coding sequence ATGATTTTTGTCTCTCACAACTATAACGATAAAGCAATTGTTGAACGATTTGCCGTGGCGCTTAGTGAATCTTTCGGCCAAGAGAAAGTTTTTTATGATTCCTGGTCAATTCAACCAGGAGACGGAATTATTGACAGAATGAATTCCGGATTGTCGAGCTGTAAATTTTTCCTTTTCTTCGTTACTAAACATAGCCTAAACAGCAAGATGGTTCAATTAGAATGGCAGAATGCCCTTATGGCTAAGGCAAAGAACGGAATTAAATTCATACCTATCAGAGTTGACAATAGTGAAATGCCTATTCTGCTTATGCAGAGTTTATATATTGATTTGTATAGTGCTGGAATTGACGCCTCAATTCGTCAAGCAGTTGATGTGATATCGGGGAAGAGCACCTACTCTCCAATTGAATTATTTTCGAATTTGCATTCACATGCAACTCAATCTAATGGTTTGTGCATATTGAATATTGAGGCAAAAAGTTTTATGGAGCCAATATCCAGTTTTCTTCTTGTTTTCAATAATAATATTGATGAATTTGAATTCGATATTCCAGATGAGTGCGCCTATAATTCCAGTGAGTCGTACTCCATAAAGATTGACGAACAGACGTCTGGTCAGGCTAAAGCACTTGGGCTTGATCGTGCCATTGTTCCTGGGCATTCATTAAATATAACAATAAAAATTCCTATTGATGTAGTAATGGACTTACGTTCTATTTTGCATGAGAGAACAAAGGGGAGTTGGGCGCCTATTCCACTTACTTGGAATTAG
- a CDS encoding chitinase — protein MNTLIITLFGGTLAACGGGSEGSSAGASQLLAGATQAVACYAPWNSGTAYNGGGQASYNNVNYTANWWTQGNNPSTSSGGAGSGQPWTAVGDCGTPTPTPTPTPTPTPTPTPTPTPTPTPTPTPTPTPTPTPTPTPTPTPTGLAKHALIGYWHNFTNPSGATYPISQVSDDWDVIVVSFGDNAGGGNVSLTIDPGAGTEAQFIADVAAKRAKGKKVILSLGGQNGSVSVGNTAEATNFTNSLYAIITKYGFDGIDLDLENGVAQGAAIQTYLPIAVKNLKAKVGSSFYLSMAPEWVYVEGGYTSYGSIWGAYIPIINALRSELTVLHPQYYNNGDIYTPYATGPIKAGSADQLVATARMLIEGFNYGSNTFAGLRPDQVGFGVPSGRSSAGSGFTTNADVSNALNCLTRLLNCGTIKPLQAYPDFRGVMTWSINWDRHDNYNFSVPTKTVLKTLP, from the coding sequence ATGAATACCCTCATCATTACCCTCTTCGGGGGAACGTTGGCAGCCTGCGGCGGAGGCAGCGAAGGATCCAGCGCAGGCGCCAGCCAGCTGCTGGCCGGCGCCACGCAAGCGGTCGCCTGCTACGCGCCGTGGAACAGCGGCACGGCGTACAACGGTGGCGGCCAGGCCAGCTACAACAACGTCAATTACACGGCCAACTGGTGGACGCAAGGCAATAACCCGTCGACCAGCAGCGGCGGCGCCGGCAGCGGCCAGCCCTGGACGGCGGTGGGAGACTGCGGCACGCCGACGCCGACTCCTACCCCAACACCGACTCCCACGCCTACCCCAACACCTACGCCGACTCCCACTCCGACACCTACGCCAACTCCGACACCTACTCCAACTCCAACTCCAACTCCAACACCGACGCCTACCCCCACGGGCCTGGCGAAACATGCGCTGATCGGCTACTGGCACAACTTCACCAACCCCAGCGGCGCCACCTATCCGATCAGCCAGGTCAGCGACGATTGGGACGTGATCGTCGTCTCGTTCGGCGACAACGCGGGCGGCGGCAATGTCAGCCTGACCATCGATCCGGGCGCCGGCACGGAAGCGCAATTCATTGCCGACGTGGCCGCCAAGCGTGCCAAGGGCAAGAAAGTCATCCTGTCGCTGGGCGGGCAGAACGGCTCCGTTTCCGTCGGCAACACGGCCGAAGCGACGAATTTCACCAACAGCCTGTACGCCATCATCACCAAATATGGCTTCGACGGCATCGACCTGGACCTGGAAAACGGCGTGGCGCAAGGCGCGGCCATCCAGACCTATCTGCCGATCGCCGTGAAAAACCTGAAAGCCAAGGTCGGCAGCAGTTTTTACCTGTCGATGGCGCCGGAATGGGTGTACGTGGAAGGTGGTTACACCAGTTACGGCAGCATCTGGGGCGCCTACATTCCCATCATCAACGCCCTGCGCTCGGAGCTGACGGTGCTGCACCCGCAGTACTACAACAATGGCGATATCTATACGCCGTACGCCACGGGTCCCATCAAGGCCGGCTCGGCCGACCAGCTGGTGGCCACGGCGCGCATGCTGATCGAAGGTTTCAATTACGGCAGCAATACCTTTGCCGGCCTGCGTCCGGACCAGGTGGGCTTCGGCGTGCCGTCAGGGCGCAGCTCGGCCGGCTCGGGTTTCACGACGAATGCCGACGTCAGCAACGCCCTCAATTGCCTGACGCGTCTGCTCAACTGCGGCACCATCAAGCCGTTGCAGGCGTATCCGGACTTCCGTGGCGTGATGACGTGGTCGATCAACTGGGACCGCCACGACAACTATAATTTTTCCGTGCCGACGAAGACCGTGCTGAAGACCTTGCCGTAA
- a CDS encoding DUF2061 domain-containing protein: MFTAIKTFSQVCTHMSIAFGLAYLLTGSLALGGLAAIIEPVINVALLPWHEKAWHAIRRRYAASRLGFAALAGEKLSQTALHMSVAFGVMYWATGSMAFGGLLAVVEPICNVIVLPFHDRLWEKARFRLESRSAAPLATLPT, from the coding sequence TTGTTTACAGCCATCAAAACATTCAGCCAGGTTTGCACGCATATGTCGATCGCCTTCGGCCTCGCCTATTTGCTCACGGGCTCCCTGGCGCTCGGTGGCTTGGCAGCAATCATCGAGCCGGTCATCAACGTAGCACTGCTGCCGTGGCATGAAAAAGCCTGGCATGCGATCCGCCGCCGCTACGCCGCCAGCCGCCTGGGCTTTGCCGCACTGGCCGGTGAAAAGCTCAGCCAGACGGCCCTGCACATGAGCGTGGCTTTCGGCGTCATGTACTGGGCCACCGGTTCCATGGCGTTTGGCGGCTTGCTGGCCGTGGTCGAGCCGATCTGCAACGTGATCGTCCTGCCCTTCCACGACCGGCTGTGGGAAAAAGCCCGCTTTCGCCTGGAAAGCCGCAGCGCGGCGCCGCTGGCGACGCTGCCCACCTGA